CCACGGCCCGGATGACCAACGACCGCTCCGCCGACCGCTCCACTCGCCGACCCAATCGCTCCACCAGCGGCCGTGCTGCCGGCAACCTGTCCACTCTTGCCTTGGCTCCCGGTTGCGCCGGCGTCTTTGGCCATCTCCCGGCACTCGTCGATATCTCGATCAGCTACGTCCTCGCCGACTTCCTTCAAATGTGCATTGGGATAGAGAATGGGTTTGGGAGCTGCACAGCCTAAGACGAGAAACACAATGATGATCAGAAAACCGCAGGATCGAGCCATCACAATCTCCACCTACCACCAGCAACGCAACTGGGCGAGCCGCGTTGACTTATCGGCCTCCACTGAGCTCCTTCCTGACTAAGGAACGCATCATCACTGGATCGTTATAGGCTACTTCGCTCAAGGCATCCATAATATGGAGCCCTTTCGTCGCGACGAACTCCTTGGCCTTCGCATAGTTCTTTGCCGTAAATCGCGCCACCGCCGGCTGACCATTCACAATCTGACAAGCCAGGATCTCGCCGTTCACTTCCAGCGTGCCCCCCTGCTCGACCAGGGTCTTCGCCTGCGCCGGCGTGATGCCATGGAGTTGCGCAAACTCCTCTAACCCACCTGTTTCAACTAATCGCCCATCCGGCATGATGCAGAGTCGTTTGAAATGCGGAGACCAATCCTTGCGGAAGTCGATAAACTTGATGTCGCCACCTTTCGCCACCGCGCGATCCAGCGTTCGATAATCGAGTCCAAGATTCTTCTGTTGAAGCTTCGTTTTCAATTCATCCGGCAAGGTGCGAGCGAACACCTCGAATGCAGCGGCAGGAAGAGCCAGCGATCGTGCGCGGGCCAGTTGTTCCGCCTCGGCAAACTGCATCAGATCCAGCACGAAGGTCTGTTTGGGCACAACCCCGGTCTGGTCGATGACACAGGCAAACAGTCCTCGCGTCAGGACCCCCCCGATCTGCGGATAGACATAGACCCCGCCCTCGGTCAACAAGGCGGTCATCGTCTCCAGCGGAACCTCATAGCTTTCCGACAAGACCTTCGCATGACCCGGGAGGTCTTCCTGATGCGTCATGGCGCAGGCTGTCACATTCCCCGGTGCGTCGAACTCAGAATAGTCCTCAATGACGTTGTAGAGAACCGTGGGCTTTGGCTTGTCCGCTTTTTTCTTAATTTTAAACATGATGCAAACAGCTCCAAGTGGCTAATACATATGCCATATCACAAATCTATCTACTCAGATGATGATAGGGTGGCAACGTCATTAATCGTCCATCCTCAATCGCTCCGCCCACTGTAAAATGATACAACGATTGAAACGAGCGCCCCTTAATCCCGACGATCTCATGGACCGGGTCATCAAAGAAGCAGCCGATCCCAGTTCCTCGCACCCCGGCTGCCTCCGCTTCAAGATACAGCACTTGTCCCAGCAAGCCCGCCTCCCAGAATAAGCGTGGATACCACCAAGCCCCACCCTCCCGCAAGCGACCTTCAAACTCGGCAATCATCCCCAGCGAAAAGGCGCTATCTCCCGCAATCTCTTGATGGCAGCTCACTTGCACCGCCGCCCTCTTCGCATCTCCCTCCAGCAGCCAATAGAACGGCAACGTTTCTGGACATCCAGGGACCGGGGTCCAGACCAACTCCTCGTTCATCGACTGTTGGAGCAACGGCAACTTCTCTCGATCGCGGGCCAGAAAATAAAGCCCCGGGATCAATCCATCCACGCGATGCACAAAGAGCAACAGATGAATCGCGGGCTTCCATGGCAAGACATCCCACGGCATTGGCCTGTCAAATTGAGGCAACTCTGACGAAGGCATGACGCGACTCAATAGCTGAAAGAATGTGCTGGAGGTAATGGAGGTCTTCCCATCGAAGGACACAGCGCTCCGGCGTTGCCGAATAACTTGGCCCGCAGTGGGGCCAACGTCGGCTGCCTTTCGCGAAGCGTCGTTCGTAAGAAATTGTGGCAAGGCGGCTCCCTGCGGTTCAGAGGTGGATTTCCAGGACGCCTCGGCTACTTCATCGATAATCTCCCAATGTACTCCATGCTCGCCGCTTAATTTGTTAGCCTTGCCATGCCAGGTCCCGCTCACGAGAGCCTTTACGGTCGCTGCATCGACTTGTAAAGGGATCTCGCAATCTTGCCCCTTCGCCGCAGGCCAGACTACGCAGAGACAGTCCGGATGCTCCCGTTCCGTCTGAGCAAAATCCTCTATTCGATCGGTACCTAATAGCGCCGCAACGGTGTCTTGGGAAGTCCCATCCAGCAGCGCCATATTCCAGCCAAGCGTCGCTGCCGCGATTCTTGCCGTTCCAATCGCATGCCCCACATCGTGATTACAGTAGCGAAAGGCCCGCTCGCCATACTTCCAGGCTTCACGCCAATGAATCGAGGTCAGTCCGACCAGAAACGACTGAGCTGGAAAGGGGGCAAGGAGTCGAGCAACTCCCTCCGCATTGAACGCCGCCCGTAGCTCAATCCCATGCTCTTTGGGCGCATAGTGATAGAGACCGGCCTTCAGATCTAAACCGTCCATCTGCGGTAACAGGAGATAGCCTTCCGTCGGATGGAGATTCCCCGACGAGGGATTGTTGCGCAACGCCCACTGCATATCTCCGGCTTTTTTCCAGGCAGATAAACCGAGAGAACATTCCAGAAACCGTGAGAGCGCGGTCAACGTAACCGGATTAGCTGCCACCGCTCCCCGTTCATAGATCTCCCGATAGGGCGGCGATACCGGTTCATCGTCCGACTTGAGCAACGGAAGAAGAACAAGGTCGGCCCCGTCAAATCGCCTAAAGGGATCGGGCTGGTTCGCCCAATCCAGATGCCCGAGCGAACGGGCATACCGGTTGAAATGATGCTTGGTCTGAACGTGGTAACGAATCACACGATCGATGGGATCGGTCGGCGCAGTCTCGACTGGTTCACGGTACAGGGGAATTTCTGTGGCCATCGCAATTGGTCACAGTCTACAGAGGGGGGGGAAGAAAAGTAAACGCGACGAGATCGGACAGGATCGATGAGCACTAGACAGTGCACCGGCAACATGATCCTCATCATGAAACGCAAGGATGAGATATGGCGATGAGGCGAGTGCTACGACCGCGCGGGCGCGACAGCCGACTCCGCTGGCGAGGGGTGCCCTGCCGCTTTGTACCAACTAGGCAGATGCTCTATCAGACCGCAGGCAGTCAGGTACTCACGATCAATGGGCGTGGGAATACCGCTCGTCGTCGTGGGATCGCTGGCCTCCTCCAAGGCGTTGGTCACATGGACAGCCGCCAAGAGACTAAATCCTTCTTGAAAGCGTTCCCCCGGATGATGGTGAAACGCCACGGCTTCCACGATGGCATCGCTCACCCCCCAAAGCCCCAGCAAATAGGCCCCCACATCTTCATGTGACGCCTTGAACACCGCACGTTCGGCGTCGCAGACCGACAGACGATCGTGGCGCAAATTCGCAAGCACTTCGCCGTACTGCTCAGGAAAATTCGTGCTGAGAACCAAGAGACCGATGTCATGGAGCAATCCGGCCATGAAAGCCCCCTCCACACCGAGGGAACCGACATCCTGACTCTTCGCAATATCCCGCGCAGCGGTGCCGGTGATGAGGCCATGTTTCCACATGATCTCCAGCGGAATTGGCGTCCGCTTACTGCCTTCAAATTGCGCAAATACCTGCACGGACAGCACCAACGCCTTCACCGAGTCGATTCCCAGAAGGGCCACCGCATGCGCCGGGCTGGAAATCGTACGTCGAAGCCCGAAAAAAGTAGAATTCACGACTTGAAGCAATTTGGACACCATGGCCATGTCTTGGGAGATGATGCGAGTTGCCACGTCGGCCGAGGCAGTGGAAGAACCCATCGCAGCCACCAGCTCCTGATAGAGATGCGGAAGGCTCGGCAAGGTGCGGATCCCGGCAATCAAGGTCCGCAGGGATTCATCGGTCAGGCGAGCCCCCAGCGCACCGGCCCGTGCAATGGTTGCCTTCAACACCTCTGCCGTAAATGGCATCGGAATGAACTGGTGTGCGACTTCCAACGCGGACACGATCGTGGCACGGTGGGCGCAGCTTGAAGAGGCGATGCGAATGACACGAGGAGCTCGGCTTTTCACTTCCGTCAACAGTTGAAGCCCACCCATTCCCGTCAAATGTATATCCGAAAGAATCACGTCAACCGATGACTGGGCAAGAATTGCCAAGGCCTCTTCTTCCTTCCCAACAAACTCCATTTCCCACTCGTTCGATAATGGAGTCAGCATAGACTGTAGCGACGCGAGCGCTGCTGGTTCCGCAATCACGAACAATACCCGCTTTTTCATAGAACCTCATGATTTGACGAACACTGCAGACCCCGTCGTTTCCTCTGTCGGAACAATCGGCAGCTGACTTGAGAGACCGGCAAGGCCTCGTCGATCCGATGAATTTCCCGCTGTTGACGATCTGCCTCATTGACCTCCTTTTCGCTCCACGCGTATGCTGCAGCCAACACAATCAACGAGGGTCCCATGCAATTCGACGCTGCACTTGCCGCACAAGATACATTCAGACGAGCCGAGACGGAGATTGGCTCCGACTGGGATACCGCCGTAGAGCTTGAGAACACCTTTTCAGGCAACGCGGGATCGACGGCACGGAAAGCCTATGAGGATCTCCTTGCCATTGGACAGCGCTACCCCTTCGCCCATTCCTTCCAGGCCTTCTGCATCTTCATCACCTGGCAGCAGGTGACGGAGGAGACCATCGCACATCATTTCCAGACCGGCCTCCGGCTCTGCGAAATTTTTCTCGCCTCCCCTGACGGGAAACATCCAGACGACTTCGAGCAGATCACCGAACTCTATGGGTCATTTCGCGATGGATTGGGGCTCGACGAAGAGGATGAGATTCAAGTCGAATTTAGAAAAGATACGCCGAAGGGGGGAGACTAGCGGTTCGTGTAGCTCGTGAAACGTGAAGCGCTCCTCGTCAGACGAGATACGAACGACGCTTCACAAACAGATGTCCGACGCCGACAAACATCGCGCACGTATTTTTCTCCACCGCGGCCAGCTCGCGCAGGCTAAAACTGCGTATGAACAGGCCATTGCAGATGATCGCCTGGCCAATGACCCCCAAGCCCTCTCCGATTCACTCGGCAATCTGGGCAACGTCTGCGCGCAATCGGGTGACCTGGATCAGGCAGAAGCCTGTTACCGGGAAGTACTCACCATTCAGCGCACAGAACGGAACCAGCATGCCATCGCCCACACCTTGGTCAATCTCGGCAATCTTCACATCGGCGCCGACCATCCGGGGAAAGCCCGCCCCTACTACCTTGAAGCCTTGGATCTGCTGCGTGACCTCAACGACGACCGCGCACTCGGCATTCTCTACAATAACTTGGCGCTACAAGAAGCTCGTGAGATGCAATGGGAGCAGGCTGTCGCGTCGTTCAAACAGGCCCTCGACTGCCATCGAATTGTCGGAAACGAAGAAGGGCTGGCGGTGACCTATAGCCAACTGGGCAAGTGTTTTCTGGACCAGGGCGACCTCACCCATGCCGAACGATGCCTGAACAATGCCTCGGAACATTACATCAAGCTCGGCAATGAGCCGGCCGAAGCCGCCGTGCTTCGGCTCCTTGCCACCCTGTACGACACCCGCCGAGATTTGATTTCGGCAAGACGCTGTCTTGAACGAGTCGTCTCTCTCGACCAACGATACGGCTTGCCTGAACTTCCCACCGACTCGCACCATCTCGCGAAGCTCAAACTATCCAGTTAGCGCTATCTATCTTGCCCCTCGCTCTGAATCGCGCGTACATGTTGTCAGCATTCCTTCACGATCCACCAAATTGAAACCTGCATAATTCTCGACAGTCCAGAATGCTCTGCTATTCTTGGATCTCACTCCTGCTGCGTCAAGTTTCAGCACACAGTAGCCGACAAGATAGCGATGTGGAATCGTATGCCATTTCATACTCTGGTCCTCACGACATTGGTTCTTGGGGCGGTCATGATCGCTCCCGGCGCCTACGCTGCAGAGGACTCACCCACGATCACCGTCGGAACGCAGGAAGTCGGACTCACCGCTGGCTACATGCTCCCCCATCGGCTGACGGCCGACCACACGACCAAGCAACAGGGCCCCGCCTTCATGCCTTCCTGGATGATGACGCTCACAGACCCTATCGGGAACGGATGGAATCGCGGACAGGTGTCAATCGGGGCGGAAGTCGTCTATATCCAATTTCAGGAACCAATCCTCACACACGGCATCGGTTTCACCCCCAAGATCAAATATACCTTCGTGGCTCTGGATCAGATTCGTCCCTATGTGGAGTTTGCCGGCGGCCCCTTCTGGACCGATCTTGGAGGGAAGATCCCTGAAGAGTCCTCGCGATTCAACTTCGTGCTGACGGCGGGATTCGGCCTGTCCTGGTTCATCACGCCGCAGACGTCGCTCAACGTCGGCTACCGCTTTCATCACATCTCGAACGCCGGCACGCGTTATCCGAATTTAGGGTTGAACGCGAGCCTGCCGTTCGGCGGGTTCTCATTCTATTTTTAAGGGGAGAGTCACCATGATGCAGCACCTATTCCGCTGGACGCTCGTAGGGGTGATGGGAATCGCCAGCACGACCATCGGCTGTAGCAGATGGATCGATGTCATGCCCTCCTCGACGCTTCACGAAGAGGCTGTCATCCGTTCCATCTCCAACGACGAGCGGGTGCAGCTTGTAATGGACGGCCTCAGAATGACGCAGAACGGAGCCCCCCAGAATCCTTCGGCCGATATTGAACGCCGCATCTTGAACACGGTACAGGAAACCCGACTCTTTTCGACGCTCGTTCCACTTGGAGAGAATGTGGCCTCGCCCGGCGAGAAAGCGGTGACCGCCCGGATCACCTTCGATGAAACCGTCGAGCCCCATTCCGGATCGGCTGCCTGGAAGGGATTTGCCATTGGAGTCTCCATGTTCCTGCTTTCCCCCGTCATCGAACTGCACTATGACTACGCCGCAAAAGCCACGCTGGAACTCGAACGATGGGACGGACAGGTAAAACGCTATGAGGCACAGTCGTCCGGCACAGCTCACTACAATCTGTTCGGCGCCTCGCCGATTATAATCAGCGAGCTGAAGGGACAAGTCGCTGAAGCCTGCCTGACCGAACTGATGGATCAACTCGTTCGCGATACCACCTTCTATATGGCAAGTAGCAGTCCCCTCCCGGACTCCCCCACTCTCACAGTGACTGTGAAGTCGCGGAAACCGCTCCGTTCCTCCTCGTTGCGCTCTGCTGTTCCCGTCTCAACCACACCAGCCCCATAAAGAGGATCTGCCTCCTC
This genomic stretch from Nitrospirota bacterium harbors:
- a CDS encoding glycine zipper family protein, producing MARSCGFLIIIVFLVLGCAAPKPILYPNAHLKEVGEDVADRDIDECREMAKDAGATGSQGKSGQVAGSTAAGGAIGSASGAVGGAVVGHPGRGAMVGAAAGATGGFLRGLFRRSPPSNAYRQFVQRCLKERGYDPVGWE
- a CDS encoding SagB/ThcOx family dehydrogenase is translated as MATEIPLYREPVETAPTDPIDRVIRYHVQTKHHFNRYARSLGHLDWANQPDPFRRFDGADLVLLPLLKSDDEPVSPPYREIYERGAVAANPVTLTALSRFLECSLGLSAWKKAGDMQWALRNNPSSGNLHPTEGYLLLPQMDGLDLKAGLYHYAPKEHGIELRAAFNAEGVARLLAPFPAQSFLVGLTSIHWREAWKYGERAFRYCNHDVGHAIGTARIAAATLGWNMALLDGTSQDTVAALLGTDRIEDFAQTEREHPDCLCVVWPAAKGQDCEIPLQVDAATVKALVSGTWHGKANKLSGEHGVHWEIIDEVAEASWKSTSEPQGAALPQFLTNDASRKAADVGPTAGQVIRQRRSAVSFDGKTSITSSTFFQLLSRVMPSSELPQFDRPMPWDVLPWKPAIHLLLFVHRVDGLIPGLYFLARDREKLPLLQQSMNEELVWTPVPGCPETLPFYWLLEGDAKRAAVQVSCHQEIAGDSAFSLGMIAEFEGRLREGGAWWYPRLFWEAGLLGQVLYLEAEAAGVRGTGIGCFFDDPVHEIVGIKGRSFQSLYHFTVGGAIEDGRLMTLPPYHHLSR
- a CDS encoding response regulator — protein: MKKRVLFVIAEPAALASLQSMLTPLSNEWEMEFVGKEEEALAILAQSSVDVILSDIHLTGMGGLQLLTEVKSRAPRVIRIASSSCAHRATIVSALEVAHQFIPMPFTAEVLKATIARAGALGARLTDESLRTLIAGIRTLPSLPHLYQELVAAMGSSTASADVATRIISQDMAMVSKLLQVVNSTFFGLRRTISSPAHAVALLGIDSVKALVLSVQVFAQFEGSKRTPIPLEIMWKHGLITGTAARDIAKSQDVGSLGVEGAFMAGLLHDIGLLVLSTNFPEQYGEVLANLRHDRLSVCDAERAVFKASHEDVGAYLLGLWGVSDAIVEAVAFHHHPGERFQEGFSLLAAVHVTNALEEASDPTTTSGIPTPIDREYLTACGLIEHLPSWYKAAGHPSPAESAVAPARS
- a CDS encoding tetratricopeptide repeat protein, which encodes MSDADKHRARIFLHRGQLAQAKTAYEQAIADDRLANDPQALSDSLGNLGNVCAQSGDLDQAEACYREVLTIQRTERNQHAIAHTLVNLGNLHIGADHPGKARPYYLEALDLLRDLNDDRALGILYNNLALQEAREMQWEQAVASFKQALDCHRIVGNEEGLAVTYSQLGKCFLDQGDLTHAERCLNNASEHYIKLGNEPAEAAVLRLLATLYDTRRDLISARRCLERVVSLDQRYGLPELPTDSHHLAKLKLSS
- a CDS encoding acyloxyacyl hydrolase; protein product: MPFHTLVLTTLVLGAVMIAPGAYAAEDSPTITVGTQEVGLTAGYMLPHRLTADHTTKQQGPAFMPSWMMTLTDPIGNGWNRGQVSIGAEVVYIQFQEPILTHGIGFTPKIKYTFVALDQIRPYVEFAGGPFWTDLGGKIPEESSRFNFVLTAGFGLSWFITPQTSLNVGYRFHHISNAGTRYPNLGLNASLPFGGFSFYF